From Psychromonas sp. psych-6C06, one genomic window encodes:
- a CDS encoding KpsF/GutQ family sugar-phosphate isomerase, with protein sequence MTQFSLSNEQLLTEVRTVFDVQSAALSAHSKALGDEYLQALGLLKNCTGRVIVCGMGKSGHIGKKISASLASLGTPSFFLHPGEAFHGDLGMVTEQDLMILISYSGETDELLKIIPSLQNFGTKIIAITGGINSSLAKNSDVVLDASVEKETCPNNLAPTTSTTLTLVIGDALSSVSTLEKGFTPMEFARFHPGGSLGRRLLTFVKNEMRTENLPFVEANTSLTDALFIMTETRTGLALVMQDGLLEGVITDGDLRRFLLSGKTINDSVASELMNSNPAFISPDERLSNAEELMREKHIKWLIVSDDGKKIDGIIEWGQ encoded by the coding sequence ATGACTCAATTTTCTCTTTCTAATGAACAACTTTTAACTGAAGTCCGTACTGTTTTTGACGTACAAAGTGCTGCGCTTTCAGCGCATAGTAAAGCCTTGGGAGATGAATACCTGCAAGCGTTAGGCCTACTTAAAAATTGTACTGGGCGGGTTATTGTCTGTGGAATGGGAAAGTCTGGGCATATTGGTAAAAAAATATCTGCAAGTTTAGCCTCTTTAGGTACGCCTTCTTTTTTCCTGCATCCCGGAGAGGCCTTTCATGGTGATTTAGGCATGGTGACAGAGCAAGATCTGATGATTTTGATCTCTTACAGTGGCGAAACTGACGAGCTGTTAAAAATTATTCCATCATTACAAAACTTTGGAACCAAAATTATTGCTATTACTGGTGGGATTAATTCATCACTTGCGAAAAACTCAGATGTTGTTCTAGATGCTAGTGTTGAAAAAGAGACCTGTCCTAATAATTTGGCGCCAACGACATCAACGACGCTAACACTCGTAATTGGCGATGCATTATCATCAGTTTCAACCCTTGAAAAAGGTTTTACGCCGATGGAGTTTGCACGTTTTCATCCCGGAGGTAGCCTTGGTCGCCGTTTGTTAACCTTTGTAAAAAATGAGATGCGCACTGAAAATCTCCCTTTTGTTGAAGCAAATACTTCATTAACAGATGCGCTGTTTATTATGACTGAGACTCGTACTGGGCTTGCATTAGTAATGCAAGATGGTTTACTGGAAGGGGTTATAACAGACGGCGATTTACGTCGTTTTCTGCTATCAGGAAAAACTATTAATGACTCTGTCGCCAGTGAATTAATGAATAGCAATCCTGCGTTTATCTCGCCAGACGAGCGTCTTTCGAACGCTGAAGAGTTGATGCGTGAGAAGCATATTAAATGGTTAATCGTTAGTGATGATGGTAAAAAAATAGATGGTATTATTGAGTGGGGACAATAA